The following coding sequences lie in one Pseudomonas syringae CC1557 genomic window:
- a CDS encoding AbiJ-NTD4 domain-containing protein, translating into MHEENVERLEQCKWFKVYDVIERLDDYLGNRNYDSGVYEHFTTDLNEFFIEHGIGWKLLDGRIEIRGSESFEQALTSAKDTEHQHGHVTASKELHKAIADRLQTLREPFSTPWPRWSASLGRSPGINKRHSGKL; encoded by the coding sequence ATCCATGAGGAAAACGTTGAGCGGCTTGAGCAGTGCAAGTGGTTCAAGGTATATGACGTCATTGAGCGGCTCGATGACTACCTCGGCAACCGTAACTATGATTCTGGCGTGTACGAGCACTTCACTACTGATTTGAACGAGTTCTTCATCGAGCACGGTATAGGGTGGAAGCTGCTTGATGGTCGAATCGAAATCCGTGGTTCTGAATCCTTTGAGCAGGCTTTGACCTCGGCAAAAGACACAGAGCATCAACACGGGCACGTCACGGCCAGCAAAGAATTGCACAAGGCGATCGCCGACCGTCTCCAGACCCTACGGGAGCCATTCAGCACGCCATGGCCTCGCTGGAGTGCGTCGCTCGGCAGGTCACCGGGGATCAACAAGCGACACTCGGGAAAATTATGA
- the cadR gene encoding Cd(II)/Pb(II)-responsive transcriptional regulator, with amino-acid sequence MKIGELAKLTDTQVETIRYYEREGLLPAPARTDGNYRLYTRAHMERLSFIRNCRSLDMTLEEIRNLLNLRDSPQDQCENVNALIDEHIEHVNARVATLQALQEQLLDLRRRCSDGTTEHCAILERLEVTGAVAAPEGEPSHVGRSHGH; translated from the coding sequence ATGAAGATCGGCGAACTGGCAAAACTGACCGACACCCAGGTCGAGACCATCCGTTATTACGAGCGCGAAGGCCTGCTGCCCGCCCCCGCCCGTACTGATGGCAACTACCGGCTGTACACCCGGGCGCACATGGAACGCCTGTCGTTCATCCGCAATTGCCGCAGCCTGGACATGACCCTCGAAGAAATCCGCAACCTGCTGAACCTGCGCGACAGCCCGCAGGACCAATGCGAAAACGTCAACGCGCTGATCGACGAACACATCGAACATGTCAACGCCCGCGTTGCGACCCTGCAAGCGCTCCAGGAACAACTGCTCGACCTGCGCCGCCGCTGCAGCGATGGCACAACAGAACATTGCGCAATACTGGAGAGACTGGAAGTGACGGGAGCTGTGGCGGCGCCAGAGGGCGAGCCTTCACATGTGGGGAGGAGTCATGGGCATTGA
- a CDS encoding heavy metal translocating P-type ATPase, with translation MGTTIKNPPAHDHDHDHAHGEHAHEHKPVEPAHSCCSSNAQPAVVTFDEAPAAGGRLSSFRIEAMDCPTEQTLIQNKLGKLAGVQKLEFNLINRMLGVWHDLPSTDPIREAISSLGMQAEPVEEGAASAEPAPVVKKHWWPLALSGVAALAAELVHFASLGPTWVVALLALVSIFSCGLTTYKKGWIALKNFNLNINALMSIAVTGAILIGQWPEAAMVMFLFTIAELIEAKSLDRARHAISGLMQLTPELATVKQADGSWQEIEAKNVELEAIVRIKPGERVGLDGEVVSGNSTIDQASITGESLPVEKTVGDKVFAGTINQAGSLEYRVTAAANNSTLARIIHAVEAAQGSRAPTQRFVDSFSRIYTPVVFVVALALALIAPLFFGGEWFDWIYRALVLLVVACPCALVISTPVTIVSGLAAAARKGILIKGGVYLEMGEKLDYLALDKTGTLTHGKPVQTDYVPLNPAVADSAPAIAASLAGRSDHPVSQAIAKAADGSLTRHEVTAFEALGGRGVKGEVNGQMYHLGNHRLVEELGLCSPELEARLDALETQGKTVVLLLDASGPIALFAVADTVKETSREAIAQLHELGIKTVMLTGDNPHTAKAIADQVGIDEAQGNLLPADKLGAIEALYARNHRVGMVGDGINDAPALARSEIGFAMAAAGTDTAIETADVALMDDDLRKIPTFIRLSRRTSAVLKQNIVLAIVTKVLFIGITFAGLATMWMAVFADMGVSLLVVFNGLRLLKK, from the coding sequence ATGGGCACGACAATCAAGAATCCCCCCGCACATGACCACGATCATGACCATGCTCACGGGGAGCACGCGCACGAGCACAAGCCCGTAGAGCCTGCGCACTCGTGCTGCTCCAGCAACGCACAGCCTGCGGTGGTTACGTTCGATGAGGCTCCGGCAGCTGGCGGTCGCCTGAGCAGTTTTCGTATCGAAGCCATGGATTGCCCTACCGAGCAGACGTTGATCCAGAACAAACTGGGCAAGCTGGCGGGTGTGCAAAAGCTGGAGTTCAACCTGATCAATCGCATGCTGGGTGTCTGGCATGATCTGCCGTCCACTGACCCGATTCGCGAGGCCATCAGCTCGCTGGGTATGCAGGCTGAGCCGGTCGAAGAAGGCGCGGCGTCTGCTGAACCCGCTCCGGTCGTGAAAAAACACTGGTGGCCATTGGCGTTGTCCGGCGTTGCGGCATTGGCGGCGGAGCTGGTCCATTTTGCTTCGCTTGGTCCGACCTGGGTCGTCGCGCTGCTAGCGCTGGTGTCGATCTTCAGTTGCGGACTGACGACTTACAAGAAGGGCTGGATCGCACTCAAGAACTTCAACCTGAACATCAATGCCCTGATGAGCATTGCGGTGACTGGCGCGATTCTGATCGGTCAGTGGCCGGAAGCGGCGATGGTGATGTTCCTGTTCACCATCGCCGAATTGATCGAAGCCAAGTCGCTGGATCGGGCCCGCCATGCAATCAGCGGATTAATGCAGCTGACGCCGGAGCTCGCCACCGTTAAACAGGCAGACGGCAGCTGGCAGGAAATTGAAGCCAAAAACGTCGAACTGGAAGCTATTGTCCGAATCAAGCCAGGCGAGCGTGTCGGTCTTGATGGCGAGGTGGTGTCTGGTAATTCGACAATCGATCAGGCGTCGATCACCGGTGAAAGCCTGCCGGTCGAGAAGACGGTCGGCGATAAGGTCTTCGCAGGTACCATCAATCAGGCGGGATCGCTTGAGTATCGTGTTACCGCAGCGGCCAACAATTCGACGCTGGCGCGGATTATTCATGCGGTAGAAGCGGCGCAGGGATCGCGAGCGCCGACCCAGCGCTTTGTCGACAGCTTCTCGCGCATTTACACGCCGGTGGTGTTCGTCGTCGCCTTGGCACTGGCTTTGATTGCGCCGTTGTTCTTCGGCGGCGAATGGTTCGACTGGATCTACCGGGCACTGGTATTGCTGGTGGTGGCGTGCCCGTGTGCTCTGGTGATCTCTACGCCGGTGACCATTGTCAGCGGTCTGGCCGCCGCAGCACGCAAGGGTATTCTGATCAAGGGCGGCGTCTATCTGGAGATGGGCGAGAAGCTCGACTACCTGGCCCTCGACAAGACCGGCACGCTCACACACGGCAAGCCGGTGCAGACCGACTATGTACCGCTGAACCCTGCCGTTGCCGACAGCGCGCCTGCCATCGCCGCGAGCCTTGCGGGGCGTTCCGATCACCCGGTTTCCCAAGCGATTGCCAAGGCCGCCGACGGCAGCCTGACGCGCCATGAGGTCACTGCATTCGAAGCCTTGGGCGGGCGCGGGGTGAAGGGCGAAGTCAACGGTCAGATGTACCACTTGGGCAACCATCGTCTGGTCGAAGAGCTGGGGTTGTGCTCGCCAGAACTGGAAGCCAGGCTCGATGCGCTGGAAACACAGGGCAAGACCGTGGTGCTGTTGCTGGATGCGTCAGGGCCGATTGCGCTGTTTGCGGTGGCCGATACCGTTAAGGAAACCAGCCGTGAAGCCATTGCTCAGTTGCACGAGCTGGGCATCAAGACGGTCATGCTGACCGGCGACAACCCACACACGGCCAAGGCGATTGCCGATCAGGTCGGGATTGATGAAGCTCAGGGCAATCTGTTGCCTGCCGACAAGCTGGGTGCCATCGAGGCGCTCTACGCTCGTAACCATCGCGTGGGCATGGTCGGTGATGGCATCAACGATGCACCGGCACTGGCAAGGTCCGAAATTGGTTTTGCGATGGCGGCCGCGGGTACGGATACAGCAATTGAGACGGCAGATGTCGCCCTGATGGACGATGATCTGCGCAAAATACCGACGTTCATTCGCCTGTCGCGTCGGACTTCAGCGGTGCTCAAACAGAATATCGTTCTGGCAATCGTCACCAAGGTGCTGTTCATCGGCATCACCTTTGCCGGCCTGGCGACCATGTGGATGGCCGTGTTCGCCGACATGGGCGTGAGCCTGCTGGTAGTGTTCAACGGCTTGCGATTGCTCAAGAAGTGA
- the hutG gene encoding N-formylglutamate deformylase → MDNVLTFKRGRVPLLISMPHAGLQLTPVVEAALVDEALSLPDTDWHIPRLYDFAAELGASTLAAEYSRFVIDLNRPSDDKPMYVGATTGLFPSILFDGVPLFKDGQTPSAEERARYLEQIWTPYHQTLEQELQRMRDEFGYALLFDAHSIRGHIPHLFDGRLPDFNLGTFNGASCDPELASRMEQVCAAAKDYSHVLNGRFKGGHITRHYGDPANNIHAVQLELAQSTYMDEFVPFHYRPDLAEPTRAVLKPLLETFIAWGRERFG, encoded by the coding sequence GTGGATAACGTTCTGACATTCAAGCGTGGCCGCGTGCCGCTGCTGATCAGCATGCCGCATGCCGGCCTGCAACTGACACCGGTGGTTGAAGCGGCTTTGGTGGACGAAGCGCTGAGCCTGCCGGACACCGACTGGCACATCCCGCGCCTGTATGACTTTGCCGCCGAACTGGGCGCCAGCACCCTGGCCGCCGAGTATTCGCGTTTTGTCATCGACCTCAATCGCCCCTCCGACGACAAGCCGATGTACGTCGGCGCGACCACTGGCCTGTTCCCGTCGATCCTGTTCGATGGCGTGCCACTGTTCAAGGACGGTCAGACGCCAAGTGCCGAGGAACGAGCGCGGTATCTGGAGCAGATCTGGACGCCCTACCACCAGACACTGGAGCAGGAACTGCAGCGAATGCGCGATGAATTCGGCTATGCGCTGCTGTTCGACGCCCACTCGATTCGCGGACATATTCCGCACCTGTTCGATGGCCGTCTACCCGACTTCAACCTGGGCACCTTCAATGGTGCGAGCTGTGATCCGGAGCTGGCCAGCAGGATGGAGCAGGTCTGCGCGGCGGCCAAGGATTACAGCCATGTGCTGAACGGACGCTTCAAGGGCGGCCACATCACCCGCCACTATGGCGACCCGGCCAACAACATCCATGCTGTGCAACTGGAACTGGCGCAAAGCACTTACATGGACGAATTCGTGCCCTTTCACTACCGCCCGGACCTCGCCGAACCGACACGCGCCGTGCTCAAGCCACTGCTGGAAACCTTCATTGCATGGGGGCGAGAGCGGTTTGGCTGA
- the hutI gene encoding imidazolonepropionase has protein sequence MKMLWKNCHIASMAHGKYSIIEDAAIVTSGALIEWIGPLAELTESEHDNCIDLGGAWVTPGLIDCHTHTVFGGNRSGEFEQRLQGVSYADIAAAGGGIASTVRATRAASEDELYASAERRLRHLLKDGVTTVEMKSGYGLDLENERKILRVIRRLGNTQPVTVRATCLAAHALPPEYADRADDYIQHICNEMLPALSAEGLVDAVDAFCEYLAFSPAQVEQVFITAGQLALPVKLHAEQLSSLGGSSLAARYKALSADHLEFMSEDDAIAMAAAGTVAVLLPGAFYFLRETQLPPMDALRKHGVPIAIATDLNPGTSPGLSLRLMLNMACTLFRMTPEEALAGVTFNAAKALGMSATHGSLEVGKVADFVAWNIERPADLAYWLGGDLDKRIVRHGVESSI, from the coding sequence ATGAAAATGCTCTGGAAGAACTGTCACATCGCAAGCATGGCGCACGGCAAATACTCGATCATCGAGGATGCCGCCATCGTGACCTCCGGAGCGCTCATCGAGTGGATCGGGCCTCTGGCTGAACTGACTGAGTCGGAACATGACAACTGCATCGATCTGGGCGGGGCATGGGTCACGCCCGGCCTGATCGACTGCCACACACATACCGTCTTCGGCGGTAACCGCAGCGGCGAGTTCGAGCAGCGCCTGCAAGGTGTGAGCTACGCCGATATCGCCGCTGCGGGCGGCGGCATCGCCAGCACGGTAAGAGCGACCCGCGCTGCCAGTGAAGATGAGCTGTACGCCAGTGCCGAGCGTCGCCTGCGGCATCTGCTGAAAGACGGCGTTACCACGGTGGAAATGAAGTCGGGTTACGGGCTGGACCTGGAGAACGAGCGCAAGATCCTGCGTGTGATCCGGCGTCTGGGTAACACCCAGCCCGTCACCGTGCGCGCCACCTGCCTGGCCGCTCATGCGCTTCCACCGGAATACGCCGACCGCGCCGACGACTACATTCAGCACATCTGCAACGAGATGCTTCCGGCGCTGTCGGCCGAAGGGCTGGTGGATGCGGTGGATGCGTTCTGTGAGTACCTGGCGTTCTCACCTGCACAGGTCGAGCAGGTGTTCATCACCGCCGGGCAGTTGGCGCTGCCGGTGAAACTGCACGCCGAGCAGCTTTCTTCACTGGGCGGATCGAGTCTGGCAGCGCGTTACAAGGCGCTGTCAGCGGATCACCTGGAGTTCATGAGCGAAGACGATGCTATCGCCATGGCCGCTGCCGGAACCGTTGCGGTACTGCTGCCGGGAGCGTTTTACTTCCTGCGTGAAACACAACTGCCGCCGATGGATGCGCTACGCAAGCACGGCGTGCCGATTGCCATTGCTACTGACCTGAACCCTGGCACTTCGCCCGGCCTGTCATTGCGCCTGATGCTCAACATGGCCTGCACGCTGTTTCGCATGACGCCTGAAGAAGCACTGGCGGGGGTGACGTTCAATGCCGCCAAGGCGTTGGGCATGAGCGCGACCCATGGCTCGCTGGAGGTCGGCAAGGTGGCGGATTTTGTGGCCTGGAACATCGAACGACCGGCTGATCTGGCGTACTGGCTGGGCGGCGATCTGGACAAACGCATCGTGCGCCATGGCGTCGAATCATCGATCTGA
- a CDS encoding amino acid permease, with protein sequence MTSQDGLKRGLSARHIRFMALGSAIGTGLFYGSASAIQQAGPAVLLAYLIGGAAVYMVMRALGEMAVHDPVSGSFSHYATRYMGPLAGFVLGWTYAFEMIIVCLADVTAFGIYMGFWFPEVPRWIWVLGIVFLIGALNLCNVKVFGETEFWLSILKVSAIVAMIVAGFGIMIFGIGTSTSGTEIGISNLWAHGGFMPNGVTGLIASFAVVMFAFGGIEIIGITAGEAKDPQRSLPQAINAVPLRILLFYVLTLFVLMCIYPWPQIGTQGSPFVQIFDNLGIASAATILNIVVISAAVSAINSDIFGAGRMMYGLAREGQAPASFARLSRHGVPWMTVLVMGIALLGGVLLNYLIPKDVFLLIASLATFATVWVWLMILMTQVAMRRSMSREEAAQLKFAVPLWPYGPAAAIVFMLFIFGILGYFPDNRAALIVGAIWIGLLLIAYGWVKPKALNTTH encoded by the coding sequence ATGACGTCACAAGATGGTTTGAAACGCGGGTTATCCGCCCGCCACATCCGCTTCATGGCCCTGGGCTCTGCCATCGGCACAGGGTTGTTCTACGGCTCGGCCTCGGCGATTCAACAGGCCGGTCCCGCCGTACTGCTGGCGTACCTGATCGGCGGCGCGGCGGTGTACATGGTGATGCGCGCACTCGGCGAGATGGCCGTTCACGACCCGGTGTCCGGTTCGTTCAGCCATTACGCGACGCGCTACATGGGCCCGCTGGCCGGTTTTGTACTGGGCTGGACCTACGCGTTCGAGATGATCATCGTCTGCCTGGCTGACGTGACCGCATTCGGCATCTACATGGGCTTCTGGTTTCCGGAAGTGCCGCGCTGGATCTGGGTGCTGGGCATCGTGTTCCTGATCGGCGCACTCAACCTGTGCAACGTGAAAGTCTTCGGTGAAACCGAGTTCTGGCTGTCGATCCTCAAGGTGAGTGCCATCGTGGCCATGATCGTTGCCGGTTTTGGCATCATGATCTTCGGCATCGGCACCTCGACCAGTGGCACCGAAATAGGCATCAGTAATCTGTGGGCACACGGCGGCTTCATGCCCAACGGCGTGACCGGTCTGATTGCCTCGTTTGCGGTGGTGATGTTTGCTTTTGGCGGCATCGAGATCATCGGTATCACTGCCGGTGAGGCAAAGGACCCGCAGCGCAGCCTGCCGCAGGCGATCAATGCGGTGCCATTGCGCATTCTGCTGTTCTACGTGCTGACGCTGTTCGTACTGATGTGCATCTACCCGTGGCCGCAGATCGGCACCCAAGGCAGCCCGTTCGTGCAGATCTTCGACAACCTGGGCATCGCCTCGGCGGCGACCATTCTCAACATCGTGGTGATCTCGGCGGCGGTGTCGGCGATCAACAGCGACATCTTCGGCGCAGGCCGGATGATGTACGGCCTGGCGCGTGAAGGTCAGGCTCCGGCAAGTTTCGCGCGCCTGTCACGTCACGGAGTGCCGTGGATGACCGTGCTGGTGATGGGCATCGCGCTGCTGGGCGGCGTGCTGCTCAATTACCTGATCCCGAAAGACGTGTTCCTGCTGATCGCTTCGCTGGCAACGTTCGCCACCGTCTGGGTCTGGCTGATGATCCTGATGACCCAGGTGGCGATGCGCCGCTCGATGAGCCGCGAAGAAGCCGCACAGCTGAAATTCGCAGTGCCGCTCTGGCCTTACGGGCCTGCCGCGGCCATCGTTTTCATGCTGTTCATCTTCGGCATACTGGGTTACTTCCCGGACAACCGTGCAGCCTTGATCGTCGGCGCAATCTGGATCGGTCTGCTGCTCATTGCTTATGGCTGGGTCAAGCCCAAGGCGCTCAACACCACTCATTGA
- the hutH gene encoding histidine ammonia-lyase codes for MTTLSAKTLNLIPGQLTLAQLRAIHQQPVRLTLDSSANQQIDDSVACVERILAENRTAYGINTGFGLLASTRIASEDLENLQRSLVLSHAAGVGQPISDDLVRLIMVLKVNSLSRGFSGIRRVVIDALIALINAEVYPHIPLKGSVGASGDLAPLAHMSLVLLGEGKARHKGEWLNAVDALAVAGLQPLTLAAKEGLALLNGTQVSTAYALRGLFEGEDLFAAALTCGSLTVEAVLGSRSPFDARIHAARGQRGQIDAAACYRDLLGESSGVSESHRNCDKVQDPYSLRCQPQVMGACLTQLRQAAEVLEVESNAVSDNPLVFAAENDVISGGNFHAEPVAMAADNLALAIAEIGSLSERRISLMMDKHMSQLPPFLVANGGVNSGFMIAQVTAAALASENKALAHPHSVDSLPTSANQEDHVSMAPAAGKRLWEMAENVRGILAVEWLAACQGLDLREGLKTSAKLEQARSLLRSKVPFYEKDRFFAPDIEAASQLLSSTCLNPLVPARLLPSL; via the coding sequence GTGACCACTTTATCTGCCAAGACGCTGAACCTGATCCCCGGCCAGTTGACCCTGGCACAATTGCGCGCCATCCATCAGCAGCCGGTCAGGCTGACACTGGACAGCAGCGCGAATCAGCAGATCGACGACAGCGTCGCCTGCGTCGAGCGCATTCTCGCCGAGAATCGCACCGCTTACGGCATCAACACCGGTTTCGGTTTGCTGGCCTCGACCCGTATTGCCAGCGAAGACCTGGAAAACCTGCAACGTTCACTGGTGCTGTCACATGCAGCCGGTGTCGGCCAGCCGATCAGCGATGATCTGGTGCGCCTGATCATGGTGCTCAAGGTCAACAGCCTGAGCCGCGGCTTCTCGGGTATTCGTCGCGTGGTGATCGATGCGTTGATCGCGCTGATCAATGCCGAGGTCTATCCACATATCCCGCTCAAGGGTTCGGTCGGTGCCTCCGGCGACCTGGCGCCGCTGGCGCACATGTCGCTGGTGCTGCTGGGCGAAGGCAAGGCGCGTCACAAAGGCGAGTGGCTGAATGCCGTCGATGCGCTGGCTGTCGCGGGGCTGCAACCGCTGACCCTGGCGGCCAAGGAAGGGCTGGCGCTGCTCAACGGTACCCAAGTCTCCACGGCCTATGCGCTGCGCGGCCTGTTCGAAGGCGAAGACCTGTTCGCCGCCGCGCTGACCTGCGGCTCGCTGACAGTCGAAGCGGTGCTTGGCTCACGTTCGCCGTTCGATGCACGGATTCATGCGGCACGCGGTCAGCGCGGGCAGATCGATGCGGCAGCCTGCTACCGCGACCTGCTGGGCGAAAGCAGTGGTGTGTCGGAATCGCACCGCAATTGCGACAAGGTTCAGGACCCCTACTCGCTGCGCTGCCAGCCGCAAGTCATGGGCGCGTGCCTGACCCAGTTGCGTCAGGCAGCCGAAGTGCTGGAAGTCGAATCCAACGCGGTTTCCGACAACCCGCTGGTGTTCGCCGCCGAGAACGACGTCATATCCGGGGGCAACTTTCACGCCGAGCCGGTCGCCATGGCGGCAGATAATCTCGCACTGGCTATCGCCGAGATCGGCTCGCTGAGCGAACGCCGCATTTCGCTGATGATGGACAAGCACATGTCGCAGCTGCCGCCGTTCCTGGTGGCCAACGGCGGCGTCAATTCCGGCTTCATGATCGCCCAGGTCACGGCCGCCGCGCTGGCCAGTGAAAACAAGGCATTGGCCCATCCACACAGCGTCGACAGCCTGCCGACGTCCGCCAATCAGGAAGACCATGTGTCGATGGCCCCGGCTGCCGGCAAGCGGTTATGGGAAATGGCAGAAAACGTTCGCGGGATTCTTGCCGTAGAATGGTTGGCTGCCTGCCAGGGTCTGGACTTGCGTGAGGGGCTGAAAACCTCTGCGAAGCTGGAGCAAGCCCGTAGCCTGTTGCGCAGCAAGGTCCCGTTCTATGAAAAGGACCGTTTTTTTGCACCGGACATCGAAGCTGCCAGTCAGCTGTTGTCCTCCACTTGCCTGAACCCGCTGGTTCCTGCACGTCTGCTACCGAGTCTGTGA
- a CDS encoding HAL/PAL/TAL family ammonia-lyase — MSRAAQIVIGEAPLGWQDVVAVARHGAQLRLSDAAWARIDNAQAIVQQIVVSGERAYGVNTGLGALCNVSLEGEQLSRLSRNTLLSHACGVGAPLTDEQTRAIICAAILNYSQGKSGIHRQVVEALLALLNRGITPQVPSQGSVGYLTHMAHVGIALLGVGQVSYRGHIVTAEQALHEEQLRPVILGAKDGLCLVNGTPCMTGLSCLAIADAERLSQWADVTGAMTFEALRGQLDAFDESILALKPHPGMQQVGRNLRSLLAGSEVLASSQGIRTQDALSIRSIPQVHGATRDQLAHAIRQIETELNSVTDNPMLLGTPQAWRVVSQANPHGQSVAMAADLLCMAIAELGSIAERRLDRLINPMVSGLPAFLVSQPGVNSGMMIVQYVAASLCAENRQLAQPAVVDNYVTSGLQEDHLSLGTSAALKLHKVLGNATQILAIEYLLAAQAFEFLKAQRFGVGTEMAWRLLREQVPAYDEDRWLAPDIASSVALLKDQTSLERIFQHRRDHAKTP, encoded by the coding sequence ATGTCGCGAGCAGCACAGATCGTCATCGGTGAAGCGCCATTGGGCTGGCAGGATGTCGTGGCCGTGGCCCGGCATGGCGCGCAATTGCGCCTGTCTGACGCCGCCTGGGCGCGGATCGATAACGCGCAGGCCATCGTGCAGCAGATCGTCGTCAGCGGCGAGCGCGCCTATGGCGTGAACACCGGGCTCGGCGCGCTGTGCAACGTCTCGCTGGAAGGCGAACAGCTCAGTCGTCTGTCGCGCAATACCCTGCTCAGCCACGCCTGCGGCGTGGGTGCGCCGCTGACCGATGAACAGACCCGCGCGATCATTTGCGCCGCGATTCTCAACTACAGCCAGGGCAAGTCCGGCATTCATCGACAAGTGGTCGAAGCATTGCTGGCCCTGCTTAACCGGGGCATTACCCCGCAAGTGCCGTCGCAGGGCTCGGTGGGTTATCTGACTCACATGGCGCACGTCGGCATTGCCTTGCTGGGCGTTGGTCAGGTCAGTTATCGCGGGCACATCGTCACGGCGGAGCAGGCGTTGCATGAAGAACAGCTGAGGCCGGTCATACTCGGTGCCAAGGACGGCCTGTGCCTGGTCAACGGCACGCCATGCATGACTGGCCTGAGCTGTCTGGCGATCGCCGATGCCGAGCGCCTGAGCCAGTGGGCCGACGTGACAGGTGCAATGACCTTCGAAGCCCTGCGCGGCCAACTCGACGCGTTTGATGAGAGCATTCTCGCCCTCAAGCCGCATCCGGGCATGCAACAGGTGGGCAGAAACCTGCGCAGCCTGTTGGCAGGCAGTGAAGTGCTGGCCAGCAGCCAGGGTATTCGCACGCAGGATGCGCTGAGCATTCGCTCGATTCCACAAGTACACGGTGCAACACGCGACCAGTTGGCCCACGCTATTCGCCAGATCGAGACCGAGCTGAACTCAGTCACCGATAACCCGATGCTGCTTGGCACGCCCCAAGCCTGGCGCGTGGTGTCTCAGGCCAATCCGCATGGCCAGTCAGTGGCGATGGCGGCCGATTTGCTGTGCATGGCAATCGCTGAATTGGGCTCCATCGCCGAACGGCGGCTGGATCGTCTGATCAACCCGATGGTCAGTGGCCTGCCGGCGTTTCTGGTCAGCCAGCCGGGCGTCAACTCGGGAATGATGATCGTCCAGTACGTTGCCGCTTCGTTGTGCGCAGAAAACCGTCAGTTGGCGCAACCGGCAGTGGTCGACAACTACGTCACCTCCGGCCTGCAGGAAGACCACCTGAGCCTGGGCACCAGCGCAGCGCTCAAGCTGCACAAGGTGCTGGGCAATGCCACACAGATTCTGGCCATCGAGTATCTGCTGGCGGCCCAGGCGTTCGAATTTCTCAAGGCGCAGCGCTTCGGTGTCGGTACGGAGATGGCTTGGCGGCTGCTGCGCGAGCAGGTTCCGGCCTACGACGAAGACCGCTGGCTGGCCCCTGATATCGCCAGCAGCGTGGCGCTGCTCAAAGACCAGACATCGCTGGAAAGGATTTTCCAGCACCGCCGCGATCACGCGAAAACCCCATAA
- a CDS encoding quaternary amine ABC transporter ATP-binding protein, which produces MSSVEPNKIVVKNVFKIFGNRSKEALELIRQNQSKDQVLAQTGCVVGVNDLSLSIGSGEIFVIMGLSGSGKSTLVRHFNRLIDPTSGEILVDGEDILRYDMEALRQFRRHKISMVFQSFGLLPHKTVLANVAYGLKVRGESKTLCQERAQHWVTTVGLQGYENKYPHQLSGGMRQRVGLARALAADTDIILMDEAFSALDPLIRAEMQDQLLELQASLHKTIVFITHDLDEAVRIGNRIAILKDGRLIQVGTPKEILHSPADDYVDRFVQRRVATL; this is translated from the coding sequence ATGAGCAGCGTGGAACCGAACAAAATCGTCGTCAAAAACGTGTTCAAGATCTTCGGCAACCGCTCGAAGGAAGCGCTGGAACTGATCAGACAAAACCAGAGCAAGGATCAAGTGCTGGCCCAGACTGGCTGTGTGGTCGGGGTCAACGACCTGTCGCTGTCGATCGGCAGTGGCGAAATCTTTGTCATCATGGGCCTGTCCGGCTCAGGAAAATCGACGCTGGTGCGCCATTTCAACCGGCTGATCGATCCTACCAGTGGCGAGATTCTGGTCGATGGCGAAGACATTCTGCGCTACGACATGGAGGCCCTGCGCCAATTCCGCCGGCACAAGATCAGCATGGTGTTTCAGAGCTTCGGCCTGCTGCCGCACAAGACCGTACTGGCCAACGTTGCCTACGGCCTTAAAGTGCGCGGCGAAAGCAAGACGCTGTGTCAGGAGCGCGCTCAACACTGGGTCACCACGGTGGGTCTGCAAGGCTACGAGAACAAATACCCGCACCAGCTTTCCGGTGGCATGCGCCAGCGTGTCGGCCTGGCACGAGCGCTGGCAGCGGATACCGACATCATCCTGATGGACGAGGCATTCAGCGCGCTTGATCCGCTGATTCGCGCCGAGATGCAAGACCAGTTGCTGGAACTGCAAGCCAGCCTGCACAAGACCATCGTGTTCATCACCCACGATCTGGACGAAGCCGTGCGCATCGGCAATCGCATCGCGATTCTCAAGGACGGGCGATTGATTCAGGTCGGTACGCCGAAGGAAATTCTTCATTCGCCCGCCGACGATTACGTAGACCGTTTCGTTCAGCGCCGCGTAGCCACCCTTTAA